The nucleotide window TTATATATAATCTGCCAATATTCAATTGTCAAAGAACATTATCTGAAGGGTCTTTTACATTAGTTAACAACTTTCTGTTGATCTTTACCCCATCAGGTATAATATAAAATATCACACTATCTTTTTCTTTATCTATTATATCCTTTATCTCTTTTTCCATTCTGGCGATTTTTCCTGCCGTTATTTCTCCTTCAAATACGGACTTCTGTATATGGGTAAGATATTTCCTTCCTATTTTCTTCATTGCATTTAATCTTCTCTGGCTTTTTGTTCCTTCTGTAAGGTCAATATCATATATAAATATCATTTGCATTTACCACCACACCTTTAATGGATTATATTTTTTCTCT belongs to Caldisericia bacterium and includes:
- the cas2 gene encoding CRISPR-associated endonuclease Cas2 — translated: MIFIYDIDLTEGTKSQRRLNAMKKIGRKYLTHIQKSVFEGEITAGKIARMEKEIKDIIDKEKDSVIFYIIPDGVKINRKLLTNVKDPSDNVL